The Faecalibacterium sp. I3-3-33 DNA window CTGTGCCGCGCTCGCCTTGTGGGAGAACGTCCCCGGGCTATACCCGAAACAGCAGCTTATTCCTTTGCGAATGCTGCGGCTTTGTGTGAAATTTCGCGCGGCTGTCCAGAATATGGGCGGCCGCGTTTTCTATGCCAAATATTGCAACACTATGGATTTTGTTTGGAGGTGCATTCATTATCGCTACCGCTGGAAAGTCGAAGGAACTGGAGATCAACGGCCAGATCCGTGATCGTGAGGTTCGCCTGATCGGTGCTGACGGCGAGCAGAAGGGCGTTGTGTCCATTCAGGTGGCCATGCGCGCTGCAGAAGAAGCCGGGCTCGATCTGGTAAAGATCGCACCGCAGGCTGTGCCGCCTGTGTGCAAGGTGCTGGACTACGGCAAATACCGTTTTGAACAGCAGAAGAAGGAGAAGGAAGCCAAGAAGAACCAGAAGGTGGTCGAGGTCAAGGAGACCCGCCTTTCGCTCAATATTGACACCAACGACTTCAACACCAAGCTCAACCAGACTGCCAAATTCCTGGCAGCCGGACACAAGG harbors:
- the infC gene encoding translation initiation factor IF-3, translated to MPNIATLWILFGGAFIIATAGKSKELEINGQIRDREVRLIGADGEQKGVVSIQVAMRAAEEAGLDLVKIAPQAVPPVCKVLDYGKYRFEQQKKEKEAKKNQKVVEVKETRLSLNIDTNDFNTKLNQTAKFLAAGHKVKVSIRFRGREMAHSALGADVLKRFAEALPQASTDKPPVLEGRTMSILLIPKPNKD